The Neobacillus sp. OS1-2 genome includes a window with the following:
- the ftsX gene encoding permease-like cell division protein FtsX: MKIRTIGRHARESLKNIARNGWMTFASVSAVTVTLILVGVFFVIMMNLNRVAQTIEEDVQIRVHIDVAANKEEQQSLKSEIEKISEVKSVKFSPKKKELDNLVDSLGEDGKAFKLFEQDNPLNDVFIVKTKKPTDTMAVSKKLEKLNYVAKVKYGQGKVEKLFKFINASRNVGVVLIIGLFFTAIFLISNTIKITIIARRREIKIMRLVGATNTFIRWPFFLEGLWLGILGSILPIILISIAYYRAYDYVGPRLEGTFIKVLPFEPFVYQVSGILILMGAIIGVWGSVMSVRKFLKV; encoded by the coding sequence ATGAAAATTAGAACAATTGGCCGTCACGCCCGTGAAAGTTTAAAAAATATTGCCAGAAATGGCTGGATGACGTTTGCATCCGTCAGTGCTGTTACCGTTACCTTAATATTAGTCGGCGTCTTTTTCGTTATTATGATGAATTTAAACAGAGTGGCACAAACCATTGAAGAGGATGTGCAGATTCGTGTTCACATCGATGTTGCTGCGAACAAAGAAGAACAGCAATCGTTAAAAAGTGAGATTGAAAAGATTTCTGAGGTAAAAAGTGTCAAATTTTCTCCCAAAAAGAAAGAACTAGATAATTTAGTAGATAGTCTTGGCGAGGATGGTAAGGCCTTTAAACTTTTTGAACAAGATAATCCGCTTAACGATGTATTTATCGTAAAAACGAAAAAACCGACAGACACGATGGCTGTCTCAAAGAAGCTTGAAAAGCTTAATTACGTGGCAAAAGTAAAATACGGTCAAGGTAAGGTTGAAAAATTATTTAAGTTTATTAATGCAAGTCGTAATGTGGGTGTGGTTCTGATCATTGGCTTGTTCTTTACGGCTATTTTCTTAATCTCGAACACAATAAAGATTACGATAATTGCGAGACGAAGAGAAATTAAGATTATGAGATTAGTAGGTGCAACGAATACCTTTATACGCTGGCCGTTCTTTTTAGAAGGATTATGGCTCGGCATTCTGGGGTCGATTTTGCCAATTATCCTTATTTCAATTGCCTATTATCGTGCATATGATTACGTTGGTCCTAGGCTTGAAGGTACCTTTATCAAGGTGCTGCCATTTGAACCATTTGTTTATCAAGTCTCAGGCATTTTGATTTTAATGGGCGCTATCATTGGTGTTTGGGGCAGTGTTATGTCCGTCCGAAAGTTCTTAAAGGTTTAA
- a CDS encoding NADPH-dependent FMN reductase, which produces MGFLDKLFGKTKEEETTMTKLNIGIILGSTRQGRVSPQVGEWVKGIADKRGDANYEIVDIADFNLPFLGTTDGTEPGIAAWNQKLANLDGFVFIVQEYNHSITGALKNALDFAREAWNDKAAGIVSYGSTGGARAAEHLRGILGELKVADVRTHPTLSLFTDFENGSTFKPAELHLTNVNAMLGEVVAWSGALKTIR; this is translated from the coding sequence ATGGGTTTTTTGGATAAATTATTTGGTAAAACAAAAGAGGAGGAAACGACAATGACAAAATTAAACATTGGTATTATTTTAGGAAGCACACGTCAAGGACGGGTAAGTCCACAAGTTGGAGAATGGGTGAAAGGGATTGCTGACAAGCGTGGGGACGCAAATTATGAAATCGTTGATATTGCCGATTTCAATTTACCATTTTTGGGAACAACTGACGGCACTGAACCAGGCATCGCAGCATGGAACCAAAAACTTGCTAACTTAGATGGGTTCGTCTTTATTGTTCAAGAATACAACCACAGCATCACAGGCGCATTAAAAAATGCCCTTGATTTTGCACGTGAAGCATGGAATGACAAAGCGGCTGGAATTGTAAGCTATGGTTCAACCGGCGGTGCTCGTGCAGCAGAACATTTACGCGGAATCTTAGGCGAATTAAAAGTTGCCGACGTTCGCACACATCCAACATTATCTTTATTCACAGATTTTGAAAACGGAAGTACCTTCAAACCGGCTGAATTGCATCTGACAAATGTGAATGCCATGCTTGGCGAAGTGGTTGCATGGAGCGGCGCATTAAAAACAATTAGATAA
- the ltrA gene encoding group II intron reverse transcriptase/maturase gives MNHTLKFKWHSIYGQILFDRRLKAAWEKVEANNGSGGIDGETIDSYRYHLDENLDSLLQRLRNKEYKPSPVRRHYIPKKNGKKRPLGIPNIEDRIVQQAIVNVLQPKFERDIFHKWSCGYRPNVGAERVLQIIMANIEQGYNYIFDADIKGFFDNIPHKKLMRVLNKYIADGTVLDMIWLWLKAGYMEEGKFHSTDTGTPQGGVISPLLANVYLNELDWIWAENNIRFVRFADDFLLFAKTKEDIKRAADITKRKLAELGLELATEKTKFVNFDDDDFDFMGFTFEHWRKRKKDGKPYYIAKPKESTWNDFRQKIKVKTKKTLTLSKEKWIEYVNPVIRGKVNYFLNIYKAIKANEEHGFNSSCFFKAFGKELLAIDGYIRQRLRVAMIHKHPSQRKGHAMKTKWNNEFFAIIGLIPSYWYYYHKIYGFSLESYILRMKEKQKKEQERRILKAKEKGQEYYTPDRVRKMKYAQRLATY, from the coding sequence ATGAATCATACGTTAAAATTCAAATGGCATAGTATTTATGGACAAATACTTTTCGACAGAAGGCTAAAAGCTGCTTGGGAAAAGGTAGAAGCCAACAACGGGTCAGGTGGTATTGATGGCGAAACAATTGACAGCTATAGATATCACTTAGATGAAAATCTGGACTCGCTTCTACAGAGACTGAGAAATAAAGAGTATAAGCCGTCACCAGTAAGAAGACATTATATTCCTAAGAAAAATGGCAAAAAGCGACCCTTAGGCATTCCGAATATTGAAGATAGAATTGTCCAACAGGCAATAGTAAATGTACTTCAGCCGAAATTCGAAAGGGATATCTTTCACAAATGGTCATGTGGATACAGACCAAATGTTGGTGCAGAACGTGTCCTGCAAATAATCATGGCGAATATCGAACAAGGATATAATTACATCTTCGATGCAGATATTAAAGGCTTTTTCGATAATATCCCACATAAGAAGCTGATGAGAGTATTAAATAAATACATCGCAGATGGTACAGTGTTAGATATGATTTGGTTGTGGCTAAAAGCTGGTTATATGGAAGAAGGTAAATTTCACTCAACAGATACCGGCACTCCGCAAGGAGGGGTTATTTCTCCGTTACTAGCGAACGTATATTTAAATGAACTTGATTGGATCTGGGCTGAAAACAATATTCGTTTTGTAAGATTCGCCGATGACTTTTTGTTATTCGCAAAAACCAAAGAAGACATAAAGAGAGCGGCAGATATTACGAAAAGGAAATTAGCCGAACTTGGGTTGGAACTTGCAACGGAGAAAACAAAATTTGTAAACTTCGATGATGATGACTTTGACTTTATGGGATTCACTTTCGAACACTGGAGAAAACGCAAGAAGGATGGTAAGCCATACTATATAGCTAAACCGAAAGAATCAACTTGGAATGATTTTCGCCAGAAAATCAAAGTCAAGACGAAGAAAACACTCACTCTGAGTAAGGAAAAGTGGATTGAGTATGTTAACCCAGTGATTCGAGGAAAAGTAAACTATTTTCTCAATATTTATAAAGCAATTAAGGCAAATGAAGAACACGGATTTAACAGTTCATGCTTCTTTAAAGCATTTGGGAAAGAACTACTTGCGATAGATGGCTATATTCGACAAAGGTTAAGAGTAGCCATGATTCACAAACACCCTAGCCAAAGAAAAGGTCATGCGATGAAAACAAAATGGAATAATGAGTTCTTTGCTATTATTGGACTTATCCCTTCATACTGGTATTACTACCACAAGATATATGGCTTTTCTCTAGAAAGTTACATTCTTCGAATGAAAGAAAAGCAAAAGAAAGAACAGGAAAGACGAATCCTAAAGGCAAAAGAAAAGGGTCAAGAGTATTATACTCCTGACCGTGTCCGCAAAATGAAATATGCTCAAAGATTGGCAACGTATTGA
- a CDS encoding ABC transporter permease, protein MRTTALIKRIIQQMLRDKRTLALMFVAPLLILTLMYFLFNGNTVKPTIGVVGVDSSLVKAFKEADIKVKEYDAVAKNTVVDDDLSGLLQQENGQMKLTLQNDDPSSAKGLQAKVNQTVSALAQGKLIQQNPALAGMLPKKIETNYVYGNKDTVFFDVLSPILVGFFVFFFVFIISGIGLLRERTTGTLERLLSTPIRRGEIVTAYLIGYGIFAVLQTIIVVFYSITVLDIVLAGSIWNVLLINLLLALVALSLGILLSTFAASEFQMMQFIPIAVIPQIFFAGIFPLEGMADWLQVIAKVFPMYYAGDALKSVMYKGNGFSEIGGDLLALVIFAGVFILLNIFSMKKYRKL, encoded by the coding sequence ATGAGAACAACGGCGCTAATCAAAAGGATCATTCAGCAAATGCTGCGTGATAAACGAACATTAGCCTTAATGTTTGTGGCTCCTTTATTAATTTTGACCCTCATGTACTTCTTATTTAATGGCAATACTGTGAAACCGACCATAGGTGTCGTAGGGGTTGATTCCAGTCTCGTAAAAGCCTTCAAAGAGGCAGACATAAAGGTAAAGGAATATGACGCGGTAGCAAAAAACACTGTAGTGGATGATGATCTAAGCGGGTTGCTGCAGCAGGAAAATGGACAAATGAAATTAACACTTCAGAATGACGACCCCAGCTCCGCTAAGGGATTGCAGGCGAAAGTCAACCAAACGGTTTCAGCCCTTGCACAAGGCAAACTCATTCAGCAAAATCCAGCACTAGCAGGAATGCTGCCTAAAAAGATTGAAACAAACTATGTGTATGGAAACAAAGACACCGTGTTTTTTGATGTACTAAGCCCTATTCTAGTCGGTTTCTTCGTCTTTTTCTTTGTATTTATCATTTCCGGCATTGGGTTACTACGTGAGAGGACGACTGGGACGTTAGAACGATTATTATCTACTCCGATTCGAAGAGGAGAAATTGTTACCGCCTATTTGATCGGCTATGGCATATTTGCAGTCCTGCAAACAATTATTGTTGTCTTTTATTCGATTACCGTGCTGGATATCGTGCTCGCTGGCTCAATTTGGAATGTCCTTCTGATTAATTTGCTTTTAGCATTGGTGGCATTATCATTAGGAATATTGTTATCAACGTTTGCTGCCTCCGAGTTTCAAATGATGCAGTTTATCCCGATTGCGGTTATTCCACAAATCTTCTTCGCGGGGATTTTCCCTCTGGAAGGAATGGCCGATTGGCTGCAGGTGATTGCAAAAGTGTTTCCCATGTACTATGCAGGTGATGCCTTAAAGAGCGTTATGTATAAAGGGAATGGTTTCAGTGAGATTGGCGGGGACCTTCTGGCATTAGTGATATTCGCGGGTGTATTCATCCTACTTAATATCTTTTCAATGAAAAAATATCGAAAGTTATAG
- a CDS encoding TetR/AcrR family transcriptional regulator has product MMNGGMNVSEGVTDKRVMRTKRVIRDALTVLMEEKGFEGVTVRNLTEKAKINRGTFYLHYRDKYDLLEQSEEEILQGIEKLIKEFDPIEAIAFTSQSEPVPVILKLFEYFQDNSSFMKVILGPKGNAAFQVKLKELIKKMFLQKIAENLKREDILVPLEFFIAYVSSAHLGVVQQWLESNMEKTPREMTIILTSMTLLGPGFVAGMKK; this is encoded by the coding sequence ATGATGAATGGAGGGATGAATGTGTCAGAAGGGGTTACAGATAAACGGGTTATGCGAACCAAACGAGTGATTCGCGATGCACTTACAGTACTCATGGAGGAGAAAGGGTTTGAAGGGGTGACAGTCCGCAATTTAACGGAGAAAGCGAAGATTAACCGGGGAACCTTCTATTTGCACTATCGTGATAAGTACGATTTATTAGAGCAAAGTGAGGAGGAGATTCTTCAGGGAATTGAAAAGTTGATAAAAGAGTTCGATCCAATAGAGGCCATTGCTTTTACCAGTCAATCCGAACCGGTTCCCGTCATTCTCAAACTATTTGAATACTTTCAAGACAATTCTAGCTTTATGAAGGTCATCTTAGGCCCCAAAGGGAACGCCGCTTTTCAAGTGAAGCTAAAGGAATTGATTAAAAAAATGTTTCTGCAAAAAATTGCTGAAAATTTAAAAAGGGAGGATATTCTTGTTCCCTTGGAATTTTTTATTGCTTATGTGAGCTCGGCCCATCTTGGGGTAGTCCAGCAATGGCTGGAAAGTAACATGGAAAAAACACCTCGGGAAATGACCATCATTTTAACCAGTATGACTTTACTTGGACCTGGGTTTGTTGCAGGCATGAAAAAATAA
- a CDS encoding ABC transporter ATP-binding protein, protein MNPTINVEEVNKSFGKKPVLNDVNLTIPKGQLFGLIGPSGAGKTTLVKMIVGMEMADTGAIHVLGEKMPNLSLLQEIGYMAQSDALYVELTGEENLKFFASLYRLSKGEQKKRIAYVANLVNLTGDLKKRVAAYSGGMKRRLSLAIALIQDPKVLILDEPTVGIDPELKLSIWKEFLRLKNEEEKTIIVTTHVMDEAVKCDYVAMVRDGCILTSGTPSELKALYGTDDFDEVFLKAGVKQS, encoded by the coding sequence GTGAATCCAACCATTAATGTAGAGGAAGTCAATAAAAGCTTTGGGAAGAAGCCTGTTTTAAATGATGTCAACTTAACCATCCCGAAAGGCCAATTATTCGGATTAATCGGTCCGTCAGGTGCCGGGAAAACAACGCTTGTCAAAATGATCGTTGGCATGGAAATGGCCGATACAGGGGCGATCCATGTGTTAGGCGAAAAGATGCCGAATCTTAGCCTGCTTCAGGAAATTGGTTATATGGCACAATCCGATGCCTTATATGTAGAGTTAACAGGAGAAGAAAACCTAAAATTTTTTGCTTCACTCTACAGGTTGAGTAAGGGCGAGCAAAAGAAACGAATCGCTTACGTTGCTAACTTGGTCAACCTGACAGGAGACCTAAAGAAGCGAGTGGCAGCCTATTCAGGGGGAATGAAACGGCGCTTATCCTTGGCTATCGCCCTTATTCAAGACCCAAAAGTGTTAATCTTAGATGAACCGACAGTAGGAATTGATCCCGAATTGAAGTTATCGATTTGGAAGGAATTTTTACGCCTAAAAAATGAAGAAGAGAAGACCATTATCGTCACCACTCATGTCATGGATGAGGCAGTTAAGTGTGATTACGTCGCCATGGTCCGGGACGGCTGTATCTTAACGAGCGGCACTCCTAGTGAATTAAAGGCGTTATACGGAACAGACGATTTCGATGAGGTATTCCTCAAAGCAGGGGTGAAACAGTCATGA
- a CDS encoding peptidoglycan DD-metalloendopeptidase family protein, with translation MRKKVMMLTIAASIGMGTAFGGLSIKTEAASISKLKGDQSKIQEKRSDVKSGLNEANEKINSIKGQQEDVKNDMKRIDFAIGDTTTKMNEKSAKIEETKAEIVKLQEETKIIMERIEKRNVLLKDRARSYQETGGMVSYIDVLMGSTSFSDFIDRANAVATIMQADQDILKQHEADKKQLELNQEQVKNDLAGLEKMLADLEAMKQHLAVQKAEKDKLLTNLNEQEQEAHEYVMDMQEQEQILAAQENAIQLSIKLEQERQAKAAAAAAAAAAAAKAQGNASSGGGGAVATTPPVSGGSFTRPTSGVITSGFGGRDGAFHYGVDIAKAGTVPIVAAADGVVYVSHYSNSYGNVIYILHNINGKTYTTVYAHMQTRLVGEGTTVSKGQQIGIMGNTGDSHGQHLHFELYQGRWAYHSAISPMGIVPL, from the coding sequence ATGAGAAAAAAGGTTATGATGCTCACTATTGCGGCATCCATTGGAATGGGGACAGCTTTTGGTGGACTTTCGATTAAAACAGAAGCCGCGTCCATCTCCAAACTAAAGGGTGATCAAAGTAAAATTCAAGAAAAACGCTCCGATGTAAAATCTGGACTGAATGAGGCAAACGAAAAGATTAATTCGATCAAAGGCCAGCAAGAAGATGTAAAGAATGACATGAAACGAATTGATTTTGCGATTGGTGATACGACGACCAAAATGAATGAGAAATCGGCTAAGATCGAAGAAACAAAAGCCGAGATTGTGAAGCTCCAGGAAGAAACGAAGATTATCATGGAGCGGATTGAAAAGCGAAATGTGCTGTTGAAGGACCGTGCCCGCAGCTATCAGGAAACAGGCGGAATGGTCAGTTACATTGATGTGTTAATGGGTTCAACAAGCTTTAGTGATTTCATTGACAGGGCGAACGCTGTCGCAACCATTATGCAAGCGGATCAGGATATCTTAAAACAGCATGAGGCCGACAAGAAGCAGCTTGAATTGAATCAAGAACAAGTCAAAAACGACCTTGCCGGGCTTGAAAAGATGCTAGCAGACTTAGAAGCTATGAAGCAGCATTTGGCTGTACAAAAGGCAGAAAAAGATAAACTATTAACAAACTTAAATGAGCAAGAGCAAGAAGCACATGAATATGTAATGGATATGCAGGAACAGGAGCAAATCCTTGCAGCGCAAGAGAATGCGATTCAACTGTCGATTAAGCTAGAGCAGGAACGCCAGGCTAAAGCAGCAGCGGCTGCAGCGGCTGCTGCTGCGGCGGCTAAGGCTCAAGGAAATGCTTCAAGCGGCGGTGGTGGGGCTGTAGCAACTACACCACCTGTTTCAGGCGGAAGTTTTACAAGACCGACCTCAGGTGTCATTACCTCAGGATTTGGTGGCCGCGACGGGGCATTCCACTATGGAGTTGATATCGCCAAAGCTGGTACGGTACCAATAGTTGCAGCAGCAGATGGAGTCGTATATGTTTCCCATTACTCGAATAGTTATGGAAATGTAATCTATATTTTGCACAATATTAATGGTAAAACCTATACAACCGTGTATGCCCATATGCAAACACGATTGGTTGGGGAAGGCACAACTGTGAGCAAAGGGCAGCAGATTGGTATCATGGGGAATACAGGTGATTCCCATGGCCAGCACTTGCACTTTGAACTCTATCAAGGACGATGGGCCTATCATTCAGCCATCAGTCCGATGGGAATTGTACCACTATAA
- the ftsE gene encoding cell division ATP-binding protein FtsE: protein MIELQEVYKKYPNGVTAINGIDVRINQGEFVYVVGPSGAGKSTFIKMMYREEVPSSGTISMNGVNLAKLKMKKVPIFRRNLGVVFQDFKLLPSLTVYENVAFALEVIEAQPKYIKKRVMEVLDLVNLKHKARMLPTELSGGEQQRVSIARSIVNSPKVVIADEPTGNLDPETSWEIMNIFEEINTRGTTIVMATHNREIVNTIKHRVIAIEGGKIVRDEQRGDYGYEN, encoded by the coding sequence ATGATAGAACTACAAGAAGTATATAAAAAGTATCCGAATGGCGTTACAGCCATTAATGGAATAGACGTCCGGATTAATCAGGGAGAATTTGTATATGTTGTTGGCCCAAGCGGTGCAGGGAAATCAACGTTCATTAAAATGATGTACCGTGAAGAGGTCCCTTCCTCCGGGACGATCTCGATGAATGGGGTTAATCTCGCCAAATTAAAAATGAAAAAAGTACCAATCTTTAGAAGAAACCTTGGGGTTGTTTTCCAGGACTTTAAGCTCCTGCCATCCTTAACCGTCTATGAAAATGTAGCATTTGCTCTTGAGGTTATTGAAGCACAGCCAAAGTACATTAAGAAGCGTGTGATGGAAGTATTAGATTTAGTTAACCTGAAGCATAAGGCAAGAATGTTACCGACAGAGCTTTCCGGCGGAGAGCAGCAGCGTGTATCGATTGCCCGTTCTATCGTAAACTCGCCAAAAGTGGTGATTGCCGATGAGCCTACAGGAAACCTTGACCCTGAAACATCATGGGAAATCATGAACATATTTGAAGAAATTAATACAAGGGGAACCACGATCGTGATGGCAACCCATAATAGGGAGATTGTTAATACAATAAAGCATCGCGTTATCGCTATTGAAGGCGGAAAGATCGTTCGCGATGAACAAAGAGGTGATTACGGTTATGAAAATTAG
- the cccB gene encoding cytochrome c551, whose protein sequence is MKKKLLTLLLGTSLVMGLAACGGGDDDTSKDKDNGGTDTTETASAGDAQKIYDQKCSSCHGGDLKGGMGPDLTKVGSRYSKDEILDILKNGKSGGMPANVVTGDDADKVADWLAAKK, encoded by the coding sequence ATGAAGAAAAAGCTACTAACATTGTTGCTAGGGACTTCTCTAGTAATGGGTCTTGCTGCATGTGGGGGCGGCGATGACGACACATCAAAAGATAAGGATAATGGTGGAACCGATACCACTGAAACGGCCTCAGCGGGCGATGCACAAAAGATTTACGATCAAAAGTGCTCAAGCTGCCATGGCGGAGATCTTAAGGGTGGAATGGGTCCAGACTTAACCAAGGTTGGTTCTAGGTATTCAAAAGATGAAATTTTAGATATTCTTAAAAATGGGAAATCCGGCGGTATGCCTGCGAACGTAGTTACTGGCGATGATGCTGACAAAGTGGCCGATTGGCTTGCAGCTAAAAAATAA
- a CDS encoding S41 family peptidase, which translates to MNRKWIALLMTGSLLTGAGGTYAGLKFLDRTEMAVPNVEEKAAPKEEAINSEANTEGLEKVEQAYDMIRSSYVEKVDREQLVEGAIQGMLAVLKDPYSVYMDKETAKQFTQTLESSFEGIGAEVGMVDGKIVIVSPFKNSPAEKAGIKPNDQILKVDGKSVEGLDLNKATLKIRGKKGTTVNLEIARKGLKDSLSIDVKRDEIPLETVHASVKKQDGKKVGYIEITSFSADTAADFKKDLKALENDDIKGLILDVRGNPGGFLDSVGEILKEFVPKDKPYVQIEERNGQKRRYFSTISEKKDYPVLVLVDKGSASASEILAGSLKEATGYKLVGETTFGKGNVQQPMPMGDGSNIKLTLAKWLTPDGNWIHKKGIKPDVVVKQPALFAAHPIQIKKPLALDMNNEQIKNAQEILAGLGYAPGRTDGYFSDQTKVAVKGFQQQNDLEPTGKIDTQTAAKLEEAVVKEVKKEKNDLQLQMALKLITK; encoded by the coding sequence ATGAATCGAAAATGGATTGCCCTGTTGATGACGGGTTCGCTGCTTACAGGCGCTGGGGGCACCTATGCTGGATTGAAATTTCTTGACCGGACGGAAATGGCAGTTCCTAATGTTGAAGAGAAGGCGGCCCCTAAAGAAGAAGCAATAAATTCCGAGGCAAATACAGAAGGTCTGGAAAAAGTGGAGCAGGCCTACGATATGATCCGAAGCAGCTATGTTGAGAAAGTAGACCGGGAGCAGTTGGTTGAAGGGGCGATTCAAGGGATGCTCGCCGTTCTGAAAGACCCCTATTCCGTTTATATGGACAAGGAAACGGCCAAGCAATTCACGCAAACATTGGAATCATCGTTTGAAGGCATCGGTGCTGAGGTCGGTATGGTAGATGGGAAAATTGTGATTGTCTCCCCTTTTAAAAATTCTCCTGCTGAAAAGGCTGGCATCAAACCGAATGACCAAATTTTAAAGGTGGACGGTAAGAGTGTGGAAGGGCTTGATCTGAATAAGGCGACGCTGAAAATTCGTGGAAAAAAGGGTACGACCGTAAATTTGGAAATTGCCAGAAAGGGTTTAAAGGATTCCTTATCCATTGATGTGAAGCGGGATGAGATTCCACTTGAGACCGTTCATGCCTCCGTCAAAAAACAAGATGGCAAAAAGGTCGGCTATATTGAAATTACCTCTTTTTCAGCAGATACGGCGGCTGATTTTAAAAAGGATTTAAAGGCGCTGGAAAATGACGATATCAAAGGATTGATTCTTGATGTTCGTGGCAATCCCGGCGGATTTTTAGATAGTGTCGGTGAGATCTTAAAAGAATTCGTTCCTAAAGATAAGCCGTATGTACAGATTGAAGAGCGTAACGGCCAGAAAAGGCGTTACTTCTCTACCATTTCGGAGAAAAAGGATTATCCTGTCCTTGTCCTTGTCGACAAAGGCAGTGCTTCCGCCTCAGAAATTTTGGCAGGATCTTTGAAAGAGGCTACCGGTTATAAACTAGTGGGTGAAACAACGTTTGGCAAAGGAAACGTACAACAACCAATGCCAATGGGGGACGGCAGCAATATCAAGCTAACCTTGGCAAAATGGTTAACCCCTGATGGAAATTGGATTCATAAAAAAGGAATCAAACCGGATGTAGTCGTGAAACAACCAGCCCTCTTTGCCGCTCATCCAATTCAGATAAAGAAGCCACTTGCTCTGGATATGAACAATGAGCAGATTAAAAATGCACAAGAAATTTTAGCTGGCTTGGGATATGCGCCTGGAAGAACAGATGGATACTTTAGTGATCAAACCAAAGTGGCCGTGAAGGGCTTCCAGCAGCAAAATGACCTGGAGCCAACTGGGAAAATTGATACCCAAACCGCTGCCAAGCTCGAAGAAGCCGTCGTGAAAGAAGTAAAAAAGGAGAAAAACGATTTGCAACTGCAAATGGCGTTGAAGTTGATCACGAAGTAA
- a CDS encoding PDZ domain-containing protein, producing the protein MVQIWLVELLKGTGKLFLHPVLYYLLFLSALLGVLRVKRERKHFHIRAHDAYFELRQLFPLGLLIGLILSIVVVAAGITVPFAIILLIAGFTLLWSLTTNIRLMSPAYTVGAAFFAVILMAENNWSIPPFSKAFQSISEKVYPSVVVVLGLLLLAEGILILKNGAKGSSPKITKSKRGQSVGAHEVKRFWMLPIFLLIPGNALQLPFEWWPVFHIGAGEYSLFLVPIAIGFHQRVKGMLPAEAIQLHGLRVIVLGVFITLISAAGYWYPLVSIVAVALAVIGRELVALLAYMKDENLPPYFSKKNHGVMIIGVIPESPASKMGLQVGEIIGKANGVLVRDENTFYEALQKNRAHCKLEVFDTKGEIRFVQRALYEGDHHELGILFVQDGRKYDEKGA; encoded by the coding sequence ATGGTGCAAATATGGCTTGTAGAGCTACTTAAAGGGACAGGCAAGTTATTTCTTCATCCTGTTTTATACTATCTTCTTTTCCTCTCGGCGCTGTTAGGTGTGCTCCGAGTGAAACGGGAGCGGAAACATTTCCATATTCGAGCGCATGATGCCTATTTTGAGCTGCGACAATTGTTTCCACTGGGACTGCTCATCGGACTTATCCTTTCAATTGTTGTGGTTGCAGCAGGGATCACCGTACCATTTGCTATTATCCTTCTAATAGCGGGATTTACGCTGTTGTGGTCATTAACGACTAATATACGTTTAATGTCACCGGCTTACACGGTTGGTGCTGCCTTTTTTGCGGTTATTTTAATGGCAGAAAATAATTGGTCGATTCCTCCATTTTCAAAGGCATTTCAGTCTATAAGTGAGAAGGTGTATCCTTCGGTTGTTGTGGTTTTGGGTTTATTGTTACTAGCAGAAGGCATCCTTATTTTAAAAAATGGGGCTAAAGGGTCATCGCCTAAAATCACCAAAAGTAAACGTGGTCAAAGTGTTGGTGCGCATGAAGTAAAACGTTTTTGGATGCTGCCCATATTTTTACTAATCCCCGGGAATGCGCTACAGCTTCCATTTGAATGGTGGCCGGTCTTTCATATAGGGGCGGGCGAGTATTCACTATTTCTTGTTCCAATTGCGATAGGATTTCACCAGCGGGTTAAAGGGATGCTCCCTGCAGAGGCCATCCAACTGCACGGCCTTAGGGTAATTGTACTTGGTGTGTTCATCACACTCATTTCGGCCGCAGGTTATTGGTACCCACTCGTTTCTATCGTAGCCGTAGCATTAGCTGTTATCGGACGTGAATTAGTGGCATTGCTTGCCTATATGAAGGATGAAAATCTGCCGCCCTATTTTTCGAAAAAAAACCACGGTGTCATGATTATTGGTGTCATTCCTGAATCACCTGCAAGTAAAATGGGGCTTCAGGTGGGAGAAATAATTGGAAAAGCCAATGGTGTATTGGTGCGGGATGAAAATACCTTCTACGAGGCACTGCAAAAAAACCGGGCCCACTGCAAATTGGAGGTCTTCGATACCAAAGGAGAGATCCGATTCGTCCAACGCGCCCTCTACGAAGGCGACCACCACGAACTTGGCATCCTCTTTGTTCAAGACGGACGAAAATATGACGAAAAGGGTGCCTGA